The genomic segment CTTAATTCATCAACTTGCAATATATAACAAGGAGGAGATTCATCCATAGCCCCAGAAATAGCGTGAAGCTTTATTATCGATGTCATTGTCTTTGTTTTTTCTtcacttattaaaatatatacaaataatagataatacCTAAAAATTCATTTAGTATATgcttttatttcttaattattataGAACTTATTATGTATACTTTCAACATAACCTGACATAAAGGTGTGATTAATTATAAATAGATTCATAACTTTAAAATAATgccaaaatataaaaaaaagaataacatttattaccatttaatattaatttaattatttttaaatgtatgGAAATGTTTGAAAACAaaacatttcaaaatattttcttaagcTTAGAAAGCAATCAACAAACGGTAAAATTGACTTTTGGCTAAAGTTACGGTATTTCATAGTAAGAAAAATGAATAATTTCGTCAATGTTACATAAATTACAATGAATATTTCAtaagtatataattataaatctgTAAGTTAAAGAAAAAAGTACAGCAAAAAGTAATTAACAACTATAAAccaatataaaatgtataactTAAATAAAATCATAAGTGAAATATAAACgagtaattttctaataatttgtaTACATCTCAAAGAAGAGAAGTCATAATATTACTCAGATTGGTATCTATGTGTGTTTTACCTTAACGCTGTTTACAAATACATTCTAAGATTTACGTATACATTCTTTgtctctctctttatctcttTAGCATAACGGGACTTTTTTTAAGACGATTGCTGTCACGGTGTAGCTATGAGATACGTAAGTTGAGATTTAAGTTTGTTTTTTCCATAATTCAACGATTACTCGTCGAATTATATGGAAATTTTGTGTGAAATTAGGTCGCGTGTATGTAGTATGGATAAGTATAAAAGTGAAGATACGCGATAAAAATATCATGTAACGGAGTGGCGGGAGATTGCAAGTAAATAGCAGATCAGCTGATGAGTGACAACAGACAAACGAAAGCTTATTGTTCTTGGTCTTGGTTATGGCGACAAGCAGTTCCGATGGCTCTTGTACAGCACCTGCAGATTTTCAGCTTTCGTCAGAGTTGGAAGACGTTTCGAATCGTTTAAGCGTGAATTTATTAAAGTGCCCACTGTGCCATAATAGTCGCCGAATTTTTCATTGTCGGCAGTGTATTCAAAATGGAGATTTTATCCATTCAACTTCTGTTTATTCTGAACGGTGAATATATACTTATAATTTACGTATTTACTGGtcatttatttttatgtattaaaGCTTGTTTGGCACCaaatattctttaaatatttctaataatgttgagcgtaaaaataaatttttattctcactaaattacgaaaaactaaattacataaaATTCGTTATGAAGTTTCGATGCATCAATTTCTAAACTTTTAATTCATATGAGTAATAATTATATacgttcaaatattttatttttaaaatattatattttattctgaTCGGTATTTGAACAGGTTTGCAGATAAACAATTGCGACTTTTACGGTTGAAAGCTGCCAGAGCTCAATTGGAAGAAAAATGTGTAAAAGCTCTTGAAAAACATAAACAAAGGGATAAAttggtattttatatttaatattttaaagtcaataataaaaaaaatatgaatttttgtatattatcatcatatttaattattctttGGGTTTGTAGATATGTGATATAAATACTTGTAAAGAAAGAGTTAGACTACTCCAGTCATTAGTGAATGAAACGAGGCAAAGTATAAATAGAGGTATATATACCataattatgtaatatttaGGAAAGTACTAGACTAAATGAAGTTTAATAATATGCAGGTAATCAACGTTTAAATATTCTCAAAGACGTAAACTCTCAGTTAGCACTTAGATTACCTAGACATGAAGAACGAGTAGAAAAATTACATCGTTATGTTACTGGTTTGAGAGCAaaacaagaaaaacaaaaagaagcgGTAGATAGGAAAAGACAGCAGTTGAAAAAAGTCATCAGAACTGCTGCTAAACAATTAATTCAgtatatttttccattatctAAAGTGCAACCTAGTAGAAGGTAATAATATCCATTAACTACCtaaaaaattattagaaattgtGAAACTTATGATCAAATATTTGATCATATTGATGAtcaaaatgtatttattaaacatttttctaCTTGTTTTTATAGAAGAAGTAATTCTTTaatcaataaaaattgataagAAAATATTAACTGTTTTTAGTCTGTGTAGTAGTGAGGAAGATGCTAGTTCAGATGTAACTTGTGCACTGGCAGATGCATCTGGAACATCATATGTTAGAGGCAGATGGATAAATGATACAGAAAATGCTCTAGAAGTCCAACATCGTATAGTTGCCCCAACTTTACCAGGAAGTGGAGATTATAGTGCTTATTCTTTATGGGGTACATATGCCATTTAGCTtgaactttttaaataaattttataaatatcagaCACATCTGTTTTAGTGGCAGCAAATAAAGATGGAGTACCAGGTGCAAATAAAGAGACTGCAATGCACAATCCAGCATATAATATAAGTGCTGCTTTAACTTATGCTACACAGTTGGTTAATATTATTGCTTATTATGTTAATGTAAGGCTACCATATAAACTTGCTTATGGGTATgtcaaaaatatttcattttttatatgcAATATTTTTTGTATGAATCATTGAAATAGAAATAGGATTAcatgtaatattttttatatcaatCATTGCAATAAAGATAGGATGTTATTAAAATttgctttttaaatattttcagagAATTTTGTGGAAATGAGATGTCAGATCAAAAATTTGCCAAGAAAGTAGCAAGGCTCAATAGCAATGTATTACATTTATGTTTTACACAAAATACCAACACTGCAGTTTTACATCCAATGCATACTCTGCAAAATCTAATGCACTTGCTCAATACTGAAATTAGTGATCTTGGAaggtatatatttattatatttatttattgttattatacaCTAATAGATTATTTAATGATTTGTGTATTATGACAGAATTGGTCCAATGGAAGTTGATTCAAATATTGTAGCACAATTACACAGTCAATTAGTTCCCGATTTAGAAAATAGCGACGATTCTGCTTCTGATGAAGAGGAAGATACTTTTAATTGGGATTGGGAAGCTGTAAGTTTGCTTTGATTAATTTACTAACGGCTGATGTGTCATTTAATAATGtctcatatatattatataaatatttcattttcataggtACCAAATGTTGCTTGTCCTGAAATGGCAGTTCCCATTCCTGGTGCAATGATTAGTCAACAATCATCTAGTATGCAAGTGAATCAAAGTGTTGCTGGAGGCTTAGTTACAAGTGCTGCAGCTAGTATAGCCTCTATTTGGCGTGGTTGGACAACAAACAAATAGACTGttctatttaattaataaatctcTTTTTATACAAATCATAACTACATATGTAAGAACATATGTAACAAAAGACACAAAATTGACAATGCtccaaaatatgtaaaatactgAAGAATGAATGTTTAAAAGTATAATGTACTGTAAATACATGTATGAATTTATTACTTCATATATGGTACGTGAAATAGTTTAATTCCGTGATAACAAATTTTGTAAGATCTGATGATTAGTTTATTTTGAACTATTTATATAACATACTGATTTGTGCTATTATTtgtaatataattccaaatACTTTCAGTATGCTGATGATAGATCATAATTCTGTGGTACAAATTTTGTAAGTGTACAAGCAAGCGTTTGGACACTATATTACATTTTCAATAATTCTTTACCTATAAATATGATTCATTAATAAGATGTGAGTTTAATACGACTGCCTTTTTTATGCTCACTGCACTTTGTGTAATTATGTATCTGTTaacatatacataaaatatttcctCGCATTAAAGGTGTCATTACTATCATGATATTATCCGTGTACTTCTAAGTTATTACAACATGGTTTTAACATAATGTTTTAAGCTCTATAGTATTTTGGTTTTCTACAAATATATACAATCGGACAAATCAGATAACAAGTTTGTTACTTAAAACTACTTAATGTGTTTTATAAGCGATATAATGTCTCTGATAGGAAAACCATATCTTAAGAATGTTATCATTTTTATGTAGATATGATCATATCATATATATTTCACACATATTTTTGATCATATTATATCGAAAAAGATATGACCTGTTAAACACTTCATACCTGACAATATACTATACATAATATGGATGTAAGCAAGGTTGTATTAGATTAATGACTTTTCATTAAATTAAGTTAAAATTAAGAATAACATATATGATATCAAAGTAAATTTTGTATTTGAGGTGTTGTTGAAGATATATTATGTAGATTTAGTAAAAATCAAAAgtgatttatatattattactactaAAGCACAAATTTACCAATGTAGCATAGATGCACCATTATATTATCcttaaaatatatgtaattctTGTAGTAAATTACGTTTTCCtaattaaatgtttcattaaaataacaattcaaattatttaatatctACAATTATACATAAGAATAGGAAATGGAATGTTCTTCATTTTAcctattatatatgtattttaattttaatatatatgttatgaaggaattataattatataggaGAAAAGTGAATACCTATATGTAaagtaaatatgtatatgtaattgatattaattgtaatatcaatttactaataattgtaataataatcattttttatagaatatcattaaaaaatagaaccaaTTATCTCTTATAAttgttaaatttaaaatacaacATAATGTAAAATTATCTATTATGCAAATAAGTAATATTATGCATagttacatttgattaaataattttatacgtgTTCGTTTTTTCGAAAATTATAGCATTTTATAAACTACAaggataaaattattttatggaATTATAATTGAATACTAATACAAAATGTTATATGTAAACTGAAATTTGTAAACAAACTAGCACAAATTTATAAATGTTATTTGATAAGTACTTTAAGAAATTTAATAGCACATCATAGTTCATgtgctttaattaaaataaaaatgtaaatctaGTTCTTATCAAGATATTcttgataaaattaaaaatattttggatTAGTTTGATAAGTAATgtaaatataatgatatacagtttatatattatataaaatggcTATGTTTTACCTACAAAGTTTCATTGTgatattacaaataaattagagtttgttttttatcaattttattgtattttttaattcagTAATATGATGGGGGCCTTAAGTATAAATTTGCATACTTTTGGATTATGTAAATAAcaaaaaatcaataaaatataattgataaatatttattgagtAGAGAAGgataataatatacaacattAACTATATGTTCAAAGTAAAAACCTATAGTATATTGCTATAGAGAACTTGATCAGATTTTAATCTttacttaaaaattaaaatgcTTTGTACAATAAATTTTGTAACTGAATTTAATATTACAATGCAACTCCCAAAATTATTTAACCAGAAATTAAATATGTTTGCATCATTCGATTACCATCCCACAGTCTCTCTTCTTGTAGCACTCCTCAGTAATTCTTGTTGCTTGGTATCTCATTTTCATGACTTGTTGATTCACCAGTTTATTGTATATCACATGTATCAAATTGTATACATATTGAGTACACTAACTGGCTTGAGAATTCTGTAAGCATATCATCATAtagtattttaatttcaatgtaCATACATTTTATCTTACACTTAGTGTAAAAttcttattattaataattaaaaaaagaaaaaaaaacatttttctTAGTATTTCTCTATAAAGATAGAATATTATTTGTTTTACatcataatttaaaaaaatataaaattatggactatatatatattttaatcctataataaattaaattatattaagcaTTATATCCATAAGATATTCATTAGTGACTAATCTAAATAATACATTTCAATATTAAGGTTGAGGATAACTATTTTTATCACATCaattaaagatataaaatacattaCATACTTACACTAGTGAAATATTAAATGTTATCAAGATGATTATCttgaaatattagaaaatatgacaaatattgaaacaaattatattatagcatattcttttattttttaggtttaatttgtattttaaaaacTAATTAAATATATCTTAAAATGTATCTATAAATTACATTTCTCTATACCTTTCTTATtagtaaattgtaaatttatgtttgaaatatattgtttatatatattttatattatttgttgTTCATTCAAGTTTTTGTTTAAGATTGTGgaaacgttttatattatttaaattggtatactaatttttaaaaattgttatagaTTAAAAATATCCAAACATTCGAAAACTTGAAAAAGATAGCAGTTGCTACTCATAAATTAAAACTTCCTATTATTAGTTTGCAGTGGAAAAAAATAAAgggataataattaaaatacagcAATATACAATTTAAAATAACAATATTATTTGGACTAATATGTTTAATGCAATCCAATGGCTActaaaatttccaaacaaaatcCTTTTGACTTaaaaaaagcattctaaaaTATACGTGGCATatagaaacaaagaaaaattttttaaatatcaaaagCTGCAATATACAAATTGTGTAATAGAGtgtgttaattatttaaaaaataaaaaaaaattttgcaagataataaaaattaacattCACAAAACACACACATTTATGAAAATAACAATTATACTCATTACATATGGGtttaattatgtatattatatacaataatgTAGATAAATAATAGCATATCAGTAAATCTATGTATGATGGTATTATAATACAGTTGTATTTTTTCTTATACTGAATTCAAAATATCAGGATTtttagt from the Bombus affinis isolate iyBomAffi1 chromosome 11, iyBomAffi1.2, whole genome shotgun sequence genome contains:
- the LOC126922062 gene encoding beclin 1-associated autophagy-related key regulator isoform X1, which translates into the protein MATSSSDGSCTAPADFQLSSELEDVSNRLSVNLLKCPLCHNSRRIFHCRQCIQNGDFIHSTSVYSERFADKQLRLLRLKAARAQLEEKCVKALEKHKQRDKLICDINTCKERVRLLQSLVNETRQSINRGNQRLNILKDVNSQLALRLPRHEERVEKLHRYVTGLRAKQEKQKEAVDRKRQQLKKVIRTAAKQLIQYIFPLSKVQPSRSLCSSEEDASSDVTCALADASGTSYVRGRWINDTENALEVQHRIVAPTLPGSGDYSAYSLWDTSVLVAANKDGVPGANKETAMHNPAYNISAALTYATQLVNIIAYYVNVRLPYKLAYGEFCGNEMSDQKFAKKVARLNSNVLHLCFTQNTNTAVLHPMHTLQNLMHLLNTEISDLGRIGPMEVDSNIVAQLHSQLVPDLENSDDSASDEEEDTFNWDWEAVPNVACPEMAVPIPGAMISQQSSSMQVNQSVAGGLVTSAAASIASIWRGWTTNK
- the LOC126922062 gene encoding beclin 1-associated autophagy-related key regulator isoform X2, which gives rise to MATSSSDGSCTAPADFQLSSELEDVSNRLSVNLLKCPLCHNSRRIFHCRQCIQNGDFIHSTSVYSERFADKQLRLLRLKAARAQLEEKCVKALEKHKQRDKLICDINTCKERVRLLQSLVNETRQSINRGNQRLNILKDVNSQLALRLPRHEERVEKLHRYVTGLRAKQEKQKEAVDRKRQQLKKVIRTAAKQLIQYIFPLSKVQPSRSLCSSEEDASSDVTCALADASGTSYVRGRWINDTENALEVQHRIVAPTLPGSGDYSAYSLWVAANKDGVPGANKETAMHNPAYNISAALTYATQLVNIIAYYVNVRLPYKLAYGEFCGNEMSDQKFAKKVARLNSNVLHLCFTQNTNTAVLHPMHTLQNLMHLLNTEISDLGRIGPMEVDSNIVAQLHSQLVPDLENSDDSASDEEEDTFNWDWEAVPNVACPEMAVPIPGAMISQQSSSMQVNQSVAGGLVTSAAASIASIWRGWTTNK